The Oscillatoria sp. FACHB-1407 genomic sequence AAGCAAAACCACTAAAGCAAGCGCAACTCAAGCAAGCGCAGCTAAGGCGACTAAGACAACTCCCACTCGTCGCCGCAAAAAGCTTGATGCATCAGCGGAATAGGAGCAGTGCTCAGGCAACTGCTTTGCCAACAGGTTTCTGATGGTAATTCTGTTTTATGTTGCCTGTTTAAGGCTGCCTGTTTGATTGTGAAGATTGTCTAGCAGACCAAATAACCTGGCGATCGCTAAGTTAGGATAGCCCTGAAATTGCTCTAGTCAGGTTAGGAATCGTCTCGTGAAGCGAATCAGAGTTTGGAAAAAGGCGTTCGCTGTTTTTGTGTCGGTTGTTTCCACATTGGGAATCAAGTTGCCTGTCGGGGCAACAGCACTCACGATTTCCCAATCTGACTCCACTGACCCCCCTGCGGGAGAGGATGTGCCCCTGGCACAGGCATGTCCTGAAGGGCAAACTCGCCAACTCTATGCCAGAGTAACAACCCGTGATCCAAATGGGTCGCTCAATATTCGGTCACGTCCCAGTACAGGTGGAGCGGTGATTGGGTCTGTTCCTAATCGCTGGGAAGTGGTGGTGATTGAGCGGGAGCCGAGTGGACAGTGGGCAAGAATCACCAGTCATTGGGGTGATCCCCATCCCTATGGCTTTGGTTCGGCTCCAGACTTTCGTGAGGGCTGGGTTTCTGCATCGTTTTTGCGCACCCTAGGGCGGTTCTGTGACAAGCCCTCTGATCCTTACAGCTTGATCCAGCCAGAGTTGTTTGGCGATCGCACAGTCGTCGTTCAAGACGATTGGTTAGAAACAGCGGATCACATTGTCGCTCATCTCGATCGCTAATTCATGGCTAATTTATTCAAACATTCCACCGTTGAAGATTTGATTGAAAAAGTCCGACTTCGACCAGGAATGTACTTCTACAAGCCATCTTTGACTGGGTTGTGGGGCTTGTTGTGCGCTTATGAAGCAGCCGTATATGAACACGATGTACCGACATCGGAACGGCTTGATTGCACACTTTTAGATGAATTTGATGATTGGTTACGACACCAGTTTGGCATGGGAAATGCGATCGGATGGTATCTCTTCATCATGCATCAAACCCAGTCTGAGCAAGAAGCATGGGAGCGATTTCTGGAACTATGGGACACATTTCGGAAAGACTGATAATGCCCATGACCCATGACCATTGACCATTGACCATTCACCATTGACTACTGACCATTCACCATTCACCATTCACCATTCACCATTGACTACTGACCATTCACCATTCACCATTCACCATTCACCATTGACTACTGACCATTCACCATTCACCATTCACCATTCACCATTGACTACTGACCATTCACCATTCACCATTCACCATTCACCATTGACTACTGACCATTCACCAATAACCATTGACCATTCACCATTGACTACTGACCATTGACTACTGACCATTGACCATTGACCATTCACCAATAACCATTCACCATTCACCATTGACTACTGACCATTGACCATTGACCATTGACTATTGACTAGTCACCATCATGGATACAACAACGGTTGAGCGATTGCGACCGATCTTAGAGTGTGCAGCAACCGTTCCCGGATATCGCGATCGCTTTCAGTCAGCAGGTTTGCTTCGAGAGAACGCTGCATCGGATGGCTCCCTATTGGTGGCGAATTGGCAACAGGCATTTCTCAATTTGCAACCGTTGGATCGAGCGACGGTACGAAACCAACCGGGGGCATTTTTAGCCAACGCAACGGACGTGGTGTATCGAGGGGTCACCAGCGGCACACAGGGGCGATCGCTCATTTACTTCGCAGGAGAGGAGTGGAACGCAGCCCGACTGCAATCTCGTCAGCGTTTCCTTGCCTGGTGGGGAATCACAGATGAAATTCCCATTCTCAATGTCGCCAGTCGATTATTTCCATTGCGCCCGATGGATGGAGCACTGATTGGCACCTTGACCCCACCATTTATTTATCAACTGCTCGATCAATTAGCCATTCGCCCAACAGCCCTGCGAGGATACCCCAGTCGGTTGTGTGAGGTGGCAGTGCAGTTGAGGCGTACTCGACTTCCCCCGGTTGTGGCAGTGATCTGCACTGGAGAGCGTTTGTATGGGCAACAGCGATCGCTCCTGGAGCAGGTGTTTTGCGCCCCTGTTGTGGATGAATATGGGTGTCAGGAGACGGGTATCTCTGGGCTGACCTGCCCCGAAGGTGGACGTTTGCATTTAGACAACACCCGCTGCCTTTATGAGGTTGTAAATGGGCAGTTGCTCACTACGGATTTGTTGAATCAGGTAATGCCGATGGTGCGCTATGACTGTGGCGATCGCCTGGTGATTGACCCTGAACCCTGTTCCTGCGGTCGTCCTGGGCTAACGGCTACAGTGCTAGGACGAGTCGAGGATACAATTCATACCAGCACCGGAGCACAGTTGGCGGGTGCTATCTCAATGCCTGCGTTTGATGGCATCTGCCAATATCGGGTCGTGCAACGGGATGACTCCCATCTGACTCTGTTTGTGCAACCACAGCATGAGTCATACCAGTTGGATAACTTAGTCAATTGGGTACAAGCAACATTTGGTGAGGTTGCGGCTCAGGTCATTATTGAAAAGCCTCCACTTTTAAACGCAGAACCTATCCCTGAGTGTGATGAGTTGACCTGGATACAAGCCATCACGCAGGGCAGTTGGGCACAGTGGATGAAGCAACCTGCCATACCGACAGGCTCAGCCCAGGGTTTGGCGGAGTTGTGGCGCGAGTTGGTCAACCCACCCGTGATCGTAAATCAGGGCGTGTCGCCAACAGCAGGGCGATTATTGCAACAGGTGATCGACAGTGCAGCGGACACAGACAGCACCATAGAGTGGATCAAAGTGAGACTGCTTTTGTTTGCGTGCAGCGTTTTATCCACTTCAGGAACGGCAGTATATCAGCAGGCGATCGCACGACTGCACACTCTCTTGCAACGCCAAACGTTGAGCCAACAACAGCAAGCTCTTTTGCACCTCGATCGCTTGATTCCCTCGCTCTATCTGCCCAATGGAGCGGAGATCTGGGCTGAACCGCTGCCGTCCTTCACGCCATTAGATACTTTTGCAGTGCATCACCTGCTGCAAGCGTTGGAATCCGCAGCACAAATGGCGATCGCTCAGGGTCGGTTGCCCCGGTTGCGACCGTTGTTGTCGGTCTTAATCGGTGATTTTCAATTTTTTGCACCCCAATTTGGCGTGTGGTTGTTGGCATATTGGTTTGCATGGTTGCGAGAACAGCCTGTTCCCGGTGAGGTTCCTGCTCCCACTGATCCGTTTGCTCAAGCCTGGCTAGATTGGCGACACTTGCCTGCTCACCCTACTGACGGAGAACGGCTTCGCCTCGCTGCACTGTCAGTTTTAGAAGCCACGGTGCGATCGCCCCTGGAACAGACACGGGTTGTTATAGAGCGGGGATATGCTCAGCTTTTACAGCAACAACCACTTGACCCAGAAACGTGGTTACCGCAGGTGCAAAGCCACGTCGGGAAGATGAGTGAACGTCCTGCCAATCTAACGGCATGGGCACCCATTCTCAAAGCATTGGCGCGATCGCTCATGTCAGCCAACCAGCGAGCATTAGCCTATCAATGCCTGGTAGCCGCCACCACACCCACATCAAAGGGGTCAGCGTTTGAGCGATTAGCCGCAGGGGTGAACGGGAAACAAGTCATTCTCGGATGCAAGAGTGGGCAGTAGAAAGGGGAGAGTAGGGAGTGGAGAGTTTGCGTTAGCATTCGGATGATTCCACCATGAAACAGAAAGCTACTTTAATTACGAATGCCACGAATGGTAGTGACATCAGCGGTGACATCGATGGTCTAACCTCGTTGCCTGTATCAGAGTGGCTAGAGGTCACGCAAGTTCTGACTCCTGCGGAGATACAGGCTCATGTCACCTCTATTCGCAACGATGTTGTGATCTATCTGCCTAACCCTCATACCCTGTCAGGTCAGATGGCAATTCCTCTCATGCCGTCTTCCCCATTTCTGATGCCCTGGTTTCCAGCCTCGCCATTGCCCACTGAAACTGCGATCGCAAACTCCAATGAGATCGTTGCATGGATTGCTTCCACCTGTTTAGTACAACAGGCGGTGCCGCAGTTGCAGCCTTCAGACTGGACAGTGCTCCGCTTGGCTGAGGTGTTAGAGCGGGCGAGCATTCCTTTTGATTGGGCAACCGTGAGCGCACTGCCGCTAACGGATATGCAACGGGAGTTAGGGAGCAGGGATTGGCAGGATCAGGATCATCGCTCCGCCAAGGATATCCAAGATCGGTCTGTGTTAGCCCTGGTGCCTCATTACCGCTGTGAAGCGTGGTTGTCTCGTTGTTTGCGATCGCTCCTGGCTCAGACGCGCCCACCCGATGCAATTGTGGTGATTGACGATGCCTCTAATCGTCCTCCAATCGGGATTGTAGAGCAGTTTCCCAACGTCACTCTGCTTGCTGCGCCCGATCGCGTGGGTCCCTATCGGCTGATTCAACAGGTGATCCATGACACCCATTATTGGGGGTATGTGTTTCAAGATGCGGATGATTGGTCAAGTTGCGATCGCCTCCAATCCTTGTTGGCTCTGGCATTGGCTACCGGGGCTGAATTGGTGGGAACTCAAGAAATACGAATCGATGAGGAGGCTCAACGGTTAACGGCGGTGAATTATCCGCTTGATGCAAACGCGGCTCTAGCCACCAAACCGGGACATCCCCTATTGCATCCCACCAGTTTTGTCACTCGCGATCTGGTGCAACGCCTCGGAGGATTTGCCACTGGACTGCACTTTGGTGGAGACACCGAGTTTTTGTTGCGGGCGGTGTGGGTCGCTAAAGTCGTGAATCTCCCCAGTTACAGCTACTTTCGACGTAAGCGTTCTCACTCTCTGACAACCGCTCCTGACACTGGGTTGGAGTCTTCGGCACGGCAAGCGTTATTACGCCAACTGAAACAGCAGGCGATCGCTCGTCAAGCTGCATTTGCATCCGGAGAACCCCCGGATCTGAGTCCGATCGCCACAGCTCCAGCAATTCAGTTAAACCACATCACAGGTCCACCGCTCAATTGTTCAGCCTCACCTGTATCGAGAGGATAGATTGCCTTAAGGTATAGGGAATGGTATCTGGGCTACTGGTTAATGACGTTCATCCCTGTAATTGCTGCAACACAAGACCACGGAGCCGTTGCCGGACTGGTGACGATTTTGATCATTCTGCTGTTGGTTGCAACAGGAGTGGCACTGCTGTCTCGCCGCCTGCGACTGCCCTATGTCACGGGATTGGTGTTAGCCGGATTGGCGATCGCTGACTTGTTGCCAGAGCGCATTGGACTCGATTCGGCGTTGATTCTCAATTTGTTTCTGCCGATTCTGCTGTTTGAGGCAGCGATTAACACCGACCTCAGCCGTTTGCGAAGTACGGTTAAACCTGTGTCACTGTTAGCGGGTCCAGGCGTCATTCTCTGTGCTGGAATAACCGCGATCGCCCTGAAGTTTACGCTCGGTTGGAATTGGATTCAAGTCCTGATTCTGGGTGTGATTCTGGCAATTACCGATACCGTCTCAGTGATTGCGGTCTTCAAGGAGGTTAACGTACCATCACGCCTCTCAACCATTGTGGAAGGAGAGAGCCTGTTTAATGACGGCATGGCGTTGGTCTTATTCAGCCTGATCTTGCAGGCACATGCCACTGGCTCTATTACCGTAGCCGACAGCATCCAGCAATTTTTGCTCGTGATTGCGGGTGGAGCATTACTGGGACTGATTTTGGGCTATCTCAGTGCAGAACTGTTTTCTCGCTCCGATGATCCCCTGAGTGGCATCTTGCTAACGGTGGCACTGGCGTTAGGGGCGTTTCAAGCGGCGGAGTCAATTCACGTCTCCGGTGTGGTGACGGTCGTGGTCGCTGGATTGGTGGTCGGCAACACTGGCTTGACCCGCCGATTTTCTGCCTCTAGCCGCATCACTCTCTACAGCTTTTGGGAATATGCCGGGTTTGGGGTCAACACCTTTATCTTTTTGCTGATTGGGTTAGAGATCAACTTAACCACCCTGTGGCAAACACTGCCTGCGGTACTCGTGGCGATCGCGGCTTATCAGGTGGGGCGGTTGCTGTCAGTCTATCCCTTACTGGCAATCCTGCAACGGTTCGATCGCCCTATTCCCCTCCGCTGGCAACATGTCCTGTTTCTGGGCAACATCAAAGGTTCGCTCTCAATGGCGTTAGCACTCAGCCTCCCGGCAACGCTCAGCGGTCGCGGCGACCTGATCGCGCTGGTCTATGGAACCGTGTTGCTATCCCTGATTGGGCAGGGATTGAGCCTCCCCTGGTTGGTGAAACAGCTAAACATTAGCCCAGTTCCCGCATCACTACAACAAGTTGAGGAGTTGCAGGCGCAGCTCATCACCGCCAAAGCTGCACAGGACACGCTAGACGAGTTACTCAAAAATGGCATTTTGCCAAAAGCCGTCTACGAAGAAATGCGATCGCGTTATCAGGTACAGGTCGCAAAGTCTGAGAAATTACTCCGAGAGCATTACAACCTGCGCTCTGATCCTGGAGCCATCGAAAAGAGCGATCGCCCCAAGTTAGACGCGATTCGGCGACAGTTGTTACTGGCTGAAAAAGGTGCTTTGAATCAGGCATTGCGACGACGGGTGATCTCAGACACCGTGGGGCGATCGCAATTACAAAAGATAGATGAGCAGTTGCTCAGCTTAGAGGACGACTAGCTTTTGCCTCCCATTGCCTTTTCGTAAGGCAATCAGTTTGCAACTCGTCGATTACCCTTCATTGCAGGCATCAAAAAAGCTAACCACTTGGTGCATCGAACCGGGTTTTGTGACCAACAGAATCGTTGAACCTGCCTCTAACAATGTGTTGCCGTTTGGAATCACTAGATTGTCATGTAAGTGATGTTGATAGCCAATGATGAGCGAATCACTGGGAAACCGAGAATCTTGAGCAATTTGGGCAACACTACGTCCCACCACCGGGCACTTGGCAGGAACCGCCAGTTTTAACACTTCAATCTGCCCCTGCTCAAAATGCATCATCGACTCCACCTGGGGATATTCGATCGCATTTGCCATGGTTGAAACAGCCAGGTCGATCGCATTCACCACCATCGTTGCCCCCGCAATCCGGTATGGCTCTGCAAAATCCCGATGACGCATCCGCACCACGATCTGAGGCACACCATAGTGCTTTGCCAGCGTCACCATAGCCAAATTCAGAGCATCGTCCCGCAGCACCGCCGCCAGTGCATCCGCTTTGCGAACGCCCGCCTCCAGTAACACGTCTGTGCTGACAGCACTACCTTCAAATGCCATCACACCTAACTGATCCCGCGCATAGCGACAGGCGGCAGGGTCAACATCAATCATCGCCACTGTATGCCCCAGGTCTACTAACTTTTGCGCCAGGTTAATCCCAACTAATCCGGCTCCACCAATCAGGACATACATAGGGTTCTCCTCAATCAGCACTTAGCTATTAATATAGCCTTTACACTTGTTTGAGCCGATATCCCAACCCGTGAACGGTTTCAATAAAGTCTTCTGGTGCTCCGGCAAGTTTGAGCTTTTGCCGCAGGCTCTTGATATGCGCTTTCACAGTGTCTTCTTCAGGAGGCTCCGCCAGTGACCACACTCGCTCGATCATCAAAGCTCGACTCAGCACACGCCGACCGTTTGAGAGCAGCAATTCTAAAATAGAGAACTCTTTTGGAGTCAGCCGCAGGGGGCGATCGCCATAGACCACTTCAAAAGTGCTGGAATTGAGCCGCAAGCTGCCCCACTGCGACACCGACATCGAGCCAGAACTGCCTCCGCGCCGCAATAGTGCTCGTACTCGTGCCAGCAACTCTGGTAGATCAAAGGGTTTCACAACATAGTCATCGGCTCCCGCATCTAACCCAGCAATTTTGTCAGCACTGGTATCGCGAGCCGTCAGCATCAACAACGGAAAATGATAACCCTGCATTCGCATCCGCTGACACAGGCTCATCCCATCTAGTTTAGGCAGGGTGACATCCAGCAACACCAAATCATAGGGTAAGGTTGTCACTTGCTCCCACCCTGCTTCTCCATCTCGCGCCACATCGACCACATAACGTTGGTCGCTGAGTGCCTCCGACAAAGCATCCCCTAACTTGGCATCGTCTTCAACTAAGAGAATTCGCATAAGTCAGCCCCGAAACCAAAATTTGAATTGTCAGCCTGCATCTACAGCGGCTTACACAAACAGTTTGCATAACAGCCCATCACCAACAGACCTGCCACTTTCCGAATCAGAAGCCGAGCCAAACCAGATGAACCTAGGGAATGTCTGAGAAGTTTTTGGCGGTTAAAACCGCGACTACAAGAACAAAGTCCACCGTTGCGGACTCAAACCAATTCAGGCTCTCCGTAACCTGTGGAGGCAGGTTTTGCGCTTGTAACTGCGACTTTAGTCGCTGCTTTTAAGACACTCTCTTAGCTCCGATCGCCTCTCGATAGAACCTGCTGTAATTTGCGGGATTTGTAATTTAGATTGCGTTGAGTTAGAGACAACCGCTGTGCAATTGGATACCTTATTGTTGAGTAGCTTACACTCGTTGCAAAACTTTACAGATTTGTCACCCCCATCTGTGTCTTGAGACAACTTAGTGGATTTAATCAATTCGCAAACTGTACAGGCGGGTTGAGTAGACCTATCTGCACCCTGCAATGGATTTGACGGTAACCCCTGCCCTAACCCAACATCAAACCCCCTAAACCCATCCTTGACGCCGCTATAAACCCTAATTTTTGCCATACTGGATCAGGGTTACAGCCTTGACCCATCCCCTGTTGTTCCTGTTTTGGTTATGCCCAGTCTTTACACAGAAATTGAGATCAATGCTCCCAGAGCGGTGGTCTGGCAAGCTTTGCTACGTAAGGAAGACTGGTTGCATTGGAACACTTTTCTGTTCGATCGCTCTCCCAATCAAAAATTTGAACGGGGGCGATCGCTCCTTTTATCGTTGCGGCGAGTCGCTGGCGAAGAAGAAACCGAGTTTGAGGCCAAAATCATTCAAGTCCAACCCGATGTCTGCTTGCGATGGGTTTCAACCGCACCGGGGTTTCGCAACGAACAGATCTTTGAGTTGCAAGATGTTGGTCGGGGGTGGACTAAATACACCCATCGAGAACAGTTTTCAGGGCTAGTCACTCGGCTCGCCCTGCCTTTCATTCGGCAGGATGAACAGCAGGGACTCAAACGAATGGCACGAGAGCTAAAACAGCACGCTGAGTTTTTAAGCCGTTAGTTTGCTTGAATACCTAACCAGAGTTTGGATAAGGCTTTTGGCAGTCGAAACCGCAGCTATAAGAGCAAAACCGACCTGCGTCGGTTCGTCAAATCCTGCATTTTCCGGAGTCCGCGTCGGCGGACTTCG encodes the following:
- a CDS encoding response regulator transcription factor; this encodes MRILLVEDDAKLGDALSEALSDQRYVVDVARDGEAGWEQVTTLPYDLVLLDVTLPKLDGMSLCQRMRMQGYHFPLLMLTARDTSADKIAGLDAGADDYVVKPFDLPELLARVRALLRRGGSSGSMSVSQWGSLRLNSSTFEVVYGDRPLRLTPKEFSILELLLSNGRRVLSRALMIERVWSLAEPPEEDTVKAHIKSLRQKLKLAGAPEDFIETVHGLGYRLKQV
- a CDS encoding cation:proton antiporter, whose product is MTFIPVIAATQDHGAVAGLVTILIILLLVATGVALLSRRLRLPYVTGLVLAGLAIADLLPERIGLDSALILNLFLPILLFEAAINTDLSRLRSTVKPVSLLAGPGVILCAGITAIALKFTLGWNWIQVLILGVILAITDTVSVIAVFKEVNVPSRLSTIVEGESLFNDGMALVLFSLILQAHATGSITVADSIQQFLLVIAGGALLGLILGYLSAELFSRSDDPLSGILLTVALALGAFQAAESIHVSGVVTVVVAGLVVGNTGLTRRFSASSRITLYSFWEYAGFGVNTFIFLLIGLEINLTTLWQTLPAVLVAIAAYQVGRLLSVYPLLAILQRFDRPIPLRWQHVLFLGNIKGSLSMALALSLPATLSGRGDLIALVYGTVLLSLIGQGLSLPWLVKQLNISPVPASLQQVEELQAQLITAKAAQDTLDELLKNGILPKAVYEEMRSRYQVQVAKSEKLLREHYNLRSDPGAIEKSDRPKLDAIRRQLLLAEKGALNQALRRRVISDTVGRSQLQKIDEQLLSLEDD
- a CDS encoding glycosyltransferase family 2 protein, translated to MKQKATLITNATNGSDISGDIDGLTSLPVSEWLEVTQVLTPAEIQAHVTSIRNDVVIYLPNPHTLSGQMAIPLMPSSPFLMPWFPASPLPTETAIANSNEIVAWIASTCLVQQAVPQLQPSDWTVLRLAEVLERASIPFDWATVSALPLTDMQRELGSRDWQDQDHRSAKDIQDRSVLALVPHYRCEAWLSRCLRSLLAQTRPPDAIVVIDDASNRPPIGIVEQFPNVTLLAAPDRVGPYRLIQQVIHDTHYWGYVFQDADDWSSCDRLQSLLALALATGAELVGTQEIRIDEEAQRLTAVNYPLDANAALATKPGHPLLHPTSFVTRDLVQRLGGFATGLHFGGDTEFLLRAVWVAKVVNLPSYSYFRRKRSHSLTTAPDTGLESSARQALLRQLKQQAIARQAAFASGEPPDLSPIATAPAIQLNHITGPPLNCSASPVSRG
- a CDS encoding SH3 domain-containing protein, whose amino-acid sequence is MKRIRVWKKAFAVFVSVVSTLGIKLPVGATALTISQSDSTDPPAGEDVPLAQACPEGQTRQLYARVTTRDPNGSLNIRSRPSTGGAVIGSVPNRWEVVVIEREPSGQWARITSHWGDPHPYGFGSAPDFREGWVSASFLRTLGRFCDKPSDPYSLIQPELFGDRTVVVQDDWLETADHIVAHLDR
- a CDS encoding potassium channel family protein encodes the protein MYVLIGGAGLVGINLAQKLVDLGHTVAMIDVDPAACRYARDQLGVMAFEGSAVSTDVLLEAGVRKADALAAVLRDDALNLAMVTLAKHYGVPQIVVRMRHRDFAEPYRIAGATMVVNAIDLAVSTMANAIEYPQVESMMHFEQGQIEVLKLAVPAKCPVVGRSVAQIAQDSRFPSDSLIIGYQHHLHDNLVIPNGNTLLEAGSTILLVTKPGSMHQVVSFFDACNEG
- a CDS encoding SRPBCC domain-containing protein, which gives rise to MPSLYTEIEINAPRAVVWQALLRKEDWLHWNTFLFDRSPNQKFERGRSLLLSLRRVAGEEETEFEAKIIQVQPDVCLRWVSTAPGFRNEQIFELQDVGRGWTKYTHREQFSGLVTRLALPFIRQDEQQGLKRMARELKQHAEFLSR